Proteins found in one Zea mays cultivar B73 chromosome 1, Zm-B73-REFERENCE-NAM-5.0, whole genome shotgun sequence genomic segment:
- the LOC109940973 gene encoding piriformospora indica-insensitive protein 2 — translation MAELLGDPAWSQLHPWPCTNTSWSGLQCELVSDDARVLRATRLHLGPDVATPPFRPEARLDPTSLRGLPHLRTLSIFCCFGATQAPVELPPVLFTSSSSLEQIVLKSNPGLIGPIPATLVLILVSRVVFE, via the exons ATGGCAGAACTCCTCGGCGACCCGGCGTGGTCGCAGCTCCACCCATGGCCCTGCACCAATACATCATGGTCGGGCCTGCAGTGCGAGCTCGTGTCCGACGACGCGCGCGTGCTCCGCGCCACCCGCCTCCACCTGGGCCCCGACGTCGCCACCCCGCCCTTCAGGCCCGAGGCCAGGCTCGACCCCACCTCGCTGCGTGGCCTGCCGCACCTCCGGACGCTCTCCATCTTCTGCTGCTTCGGCGCCACCCAAGCCCCCGTCGAGCTGCCGCCCGTGTTGTTCACGTCGTCGTCCTCGCTCGAGCAGATCGTGCTCAAGTCCAATCCCGGCCTCATCGGACCCATACCGGCGACGTTGGTTCTTATTTTG GTATCCAGAGTAGTGTTTGAATGA
- the LOC100303814 gene encoding uncharacterized protein LOC100303814: MYTLTIASVDPQFIVANKPIHFTKSVTKCHRALLLRSATHTVAPRRAPHRNCVVAFSVLCVEDMQRKRRCLIPASSRRKTTRGCCSSCPLGSHAERPVTSVDNIKLLSLPHLTAIDSSVVELRESFESWWCIKQSSSTSSSKVPSGSYSRRVSQNTRLLAINELLYHGL; the protein is encoded by the exons ATGTACACTCTCACGATAGCAAGTGTAGACCCACAGTTTATCGTAGCAAACAAGCCAATCCATTTCACTAAGAGCGTGACAAAGTG TCACAGAGCCCTTCTTCTTCGCTCTGCCACCCACACCGTGGCACCTCGCCGAGCTCCGCATCGAAACTGCGTTGTTGCCTTCTCCGTGCTCTGCGTTGAAGACATGCAGCGCAAGCGTCGCTGCCTCATCCCGGCCTCCTCTAGACGCAAGACGACAAGAGGATGCTGCTCGAGCTGTCCCCTTGGATCCCACGCCGAACGCCCTGTCACCTCCGTCGACAACATCAAGCTCCTGTCCCTCCCCCACCTCACTGCAATAGATTCTTCGGTTGTGGAACTTAGGGAGAGTTTTGAGTCGTGGTGGTGTATAAAGCAGTCGTCAAGCACAAGCTCCtccaaagtaccatcaggatcctacagtagaagagttagccaaaacactcgattgttggccatcaatgaattattatatcacgggttgtaa